A single window of Channa argus isolate prfri chromosome 12, Channa argus male v1.0, whole genome shotgun sequence DNA harbors:
- the plcb3 gene encoding 1-phosphatidylinositol 4,5-bisphosphate phosphodiesterase beta-3 isoform X3, which produces MAGAKPGVHALQLKPVSVHEALKKGGKFVKWDEPTLEPKLKEPNCGPPTLVTLKVDPEGFFLYWTGGPNLDPKLRELLGFNKGDYVEGKLVSIVHGNDLVNISFLNFQAMQEDAAKLWTDELFTLATNILSQNASRNTFLRKAYTKLKLQVNQDGKIPVKNILKMFSDKKRVETALEQCGLMNYRSEGMKQDDFTWEAFQKFLDSLCLRPEIQSIFEESGSKRKPFISLDQLMDFINRRQRDSRLNEVLYPPLKKEQIRQIMEKYEKNTSQLERDQISLQAFSRYLEGEENSIVPPERLDIIDDMNQPLSHYFINSSHNTYLTVGQLTGLSSVEMYRQVLLTGCRCIELDCWKGRPPDEEPYITHGFTMTTEISFKEVIEAIAESAFKVSPYPVILSFENHVDSAKQQAKMAEYCRTIFGDALLIDPLEKYPLVPGQPLPSPQEMMGKILVKNKKKHQHHRPSSSGSIRRKEQGEQSSPNNECPLTDNEGSQLLSNVEEKLAERMVKESEPRKSLGGEGESEEDEEDEPALEQKKPNTDEGTASIEVNATEEMSTLVNYIEPVKFKSFEVATKRRKFFEMSSFVETKGMDTLKSSPIEFVEYNKNQLSRIYPKGTRVDSSNYMPQLFWNVGCQMVALNFQTLDLPMQLNMGVFEYNGCSGYLLKPEFMRRSDKHFDPFSENIVDGIVANTVKIRVVSGQFLSDKKVGVYVEVDIFGIPADTKRKYRTKTSNGNSLDPVWDDEPFVFNKIILPTLASLRIAVFEENSKFIGHRILPVSAIRPGYHYINLKNELNQPLFLPSLLVYTEAQDYIPNEHQEYAEALTNPIKHISQLDKRATQLAVLIEDSSEPIPSQPKERETKKDNEVIPGGRLPSPFNTQPPCTLEEAPDNIIKLPTPVQNLKEDLIATVLGEVQVHTIEELKQQNSYVKLIKKQKKEIKELRKKHLKKIWNLSKEQKNRNSQVQSDTQRRRSQMEKHLKRSIKKNEPQEGVQRELTALNQEIEKQNVQLREWQMQELLKYRQELHLLEREKQKAHLQEAFEKLKETAHECQSTQLKKLKELCEKEKKELQKILDRKRQNSISEAKSRDKDKAESELNDINRKHIQDSVTSIRGLELAQSRRQDKVTLRQREVLQHIKDELPLLQAELERELEEEYKQLTEEICNHLKMELQHKGLQKDALFSPFSNHSSPSTGSGPPSNCSTPSYPSTPNRSAWNRSMDNSTASLADSSSSSTTPVLSEGEMSNS; this is translated from the exons gACCCAAAGCTGCGGGAGTTGTTGGGCTTCAATAAAGGTGACTACGTTGAAGGGAAGCTGGTATCCATCGTCCATGGCAACGACCTGGTCAACATTTCTTTCCTCAACTTCCAGGCTATGCAGGAAGATGCAGCTAAG CTTTGGACAGATGAGCTGTTCACACTGGCCACAAACATACTCTCTCAGAATGCATCACGAAACACTTTCCTCCGCAAAGC GTACactaaattaaagctgcaggTGAATCAGGATGGGAAGATTCCAGTGAAGAA TATTCTCAAGATGTTTTCAGATAAAAAGAGGGTTGAGACTGCTCTGGAGCAGTGTGGGCTCATGAATTACAGG tctGAGGGAATGAAGCAGGATGATTTCACCTGGGAGGCCTTTCAGAAGTTTCTCGACAGCCTTTGTCTGCGGCCTGAGATACAAAGCATCTTTGAAGAAAG TGGCTCCAAGAGGAAGCCGTTCATCTCTTTGGACCAGTTAATGGACTTCATCAACCGCAGGCAGAGAGATTCCCGACTGAACGAGGTCTTGTACCCACCACTAAAGAAAGAGCAGATCCGACAGATCATGGAGAAATATGAGAAAAACACCAGCCAGCTGGAGAGAG ACCAGATCAGTTTGCAGGCTTTTAGTCGGTACCTggaaggagaggaaaacagcatTGTGCCTCCAGAGAGGCTAGATATCATCGATGATATGAACCAACCACTGTCTCACTACTTTATCAACTCCTCACACAACACATACCTCACAG TGGGTCAGCTGACTGGTCTATCATCAGTGGAGATGTACAGGCAGGTGCTGCTGACAGGATGTCGCTGTATAGAGCTCGACTGCTGGAAGGGCCGACCACCAGATGAGGAGCCCTACATCACCCATGGGTTCACCATGACCACTGAGATCTCCTTTAAG GAGGTGATTGAGGCAATAGCAGAGAGTGCATTTAAAGTCTCTCCATACCCTGTAATCCTGTCCTTTGAAAACCACGTTGACTC AGCCAAGCAGCAGGCCAAGATGGCAGAGTACTGCAGGACCATCTTTGGAGATGCCCTGCTCATTGATCCACTGGAGAAGTATCCG CTGGTCCCAGGTCAGCCGCTCCCCTCACCTCAGGAGATGATGGGGAAGATTCTTgttaaaaacaagaagaagCACCAACACCACCGGCCCTCGAGCAGCGGCAGCATACGACGCAAGGAGCAAGGGGAGCAGTCATCACCCAACAATG AGTGTCCTTTGACAGACAACGAGGGAAGCCAACTCCTGTCCAATGTGGAAGAGAAGCTGGCTGAGAGGATGGTCAAAGAATCAGAGCCTCGCAAGTCCCTTG GAGGTGAGGGAGAaagtgaggaggatgaggaggatgagccGGCATTGGAGCAGAAAAAGCCGAACACCGATGAG GGTACAGCCAGCATTGAGGTGAACGCCACAGAGGAGATGTCAACTCTCGTTAACTACATCGAACCTGTCAAATTCAAGAGCTTCGAGGTGGCCACCA AGAGGAGGAAGTTCTTTGAGATGTCGTCTTTTGTGGAAACCAAAGGCATGGACACCCTGAAGAGTTCCCCTATTGAGTTTGTTGA GTACAATAAGAACCAGCTGAGCCGAATCTACCCTAAAGGCACGAGGGTGGACAGCTCCAATTACATGCCGCAGCTCTTTTGGAACGTCGGCTGCCAGATGGTGGCGCTTAACTTTCAGACTCTTG ACCTCCCCATGCAGCTGAACATGGGGGTGTTTGAGTACAATGGCTGCAGCGGCTACCTCCTGAAACCTGAGTTCATGAGAAGGTCGGACAAACACTTTGATCCTTTTTCAGAAAACATAGTAGATGGGATTGTTGCTAACACTGTCAAAATTAGG GTAGTCTCGGGGCAGTTCCTGTCAGATAAGAAGGTAGGCGTGTATGTGGAAGTGGACATATTTGGCATTCCAGCTGATACAAAGAGGAAGTACAGAACCAAAACGTCCAATGGGAATTCACTGGACCCTGTGTGGGATGATGAACCGTTTGTCTTCAATAAG ATCATCCTCCCTACACTGGCCTCTCTGAGGATAGCTGTGTTTGAAGAAAACAGCAAATTTATTGGACACCGGATCCTTCCTGTGTCAGCCATTAGACCTG GCTACCACTACATCAACTTGAAGAATGAGCTAAACCAACCCCTCTTCCTACCATCCCTGCTGGTTTACACTGAGGCTCAGGACTACATCCCTAATGAACACCAGG AGTACGCAGAGGCTCTGACCAACCCCATCAAGCACATCAGTCAGCTGGACAAAAGAGCGACACAGTTGGCCGTTCTTATTGAGGACAGCAGTGAG CCTATCCCCAGCCAGCCCAAAGAGCGAGAGACCAAGAAAGACAATGAAGTCATTCCGGGTGGTCGCCTTCCCTCGCCTTTTAACACACAGCCTCCCTGCACACTGGAGGAAGCCCCCGACAACATCATCAAATTACCTACACCTg taCAAAATCTGAAGGAGGACCTCATAGCCACTGTTCTGGGAG agGTCCAGGTCCACACTATAGAGGAGCTGAAGCAGCAGAATAGTTATGTGAAACTtataaagaaacagaagaaagaaatcaaaGAGCTGCGTAAGAAACACCTCAAGAAg ATATGGAATCTGAGTAAGGAGCAAAAGAATCGGAATAGCCAGGTTCAATCTGACACCCAGAGGAGACGCAGTCAGATGGAGAAACATCTCAAACGTAGCATCAAGAAAAA tgagCCCCAGGAGGGGGTGCAGCGTGAGCTGACCGCACTGAACCAGGAGATTGAGAAGCAGAATGTCCAGCTGAGGGAATGGCAGATGCAGGAACTGTTGAAATATCGGCAAGAGCTTCACTTACTGGAGCGAGAGAAGCAAAAAGCACACCTGCAagag GCCTTTGAGAAGTTAAAGGAGACTGCCCATGAATGCCAATCAACTCAGCTGAAGAAGCTGAAGGAGCTGTGTGAGAA GGAGAAGAAAGAGCTCCAGAAGATCCTGGACAGGAAGCGCCAAAACAGCATCAGTGAAGCCAAGAGCCGTGACAAAGACAAGGCTGAATC GGAGCTGAATGATATCAACAGGAAACATATTCAAGATTCTGTCACCTCTATCCGTGGG CTGGAGTTGGCACAGAGCAGAAGACAAGACAAAGTGACACTGAGGCAACGAGAGGTTTTGCAACACATAAAAGATGAACTTCCACTG TTGCAGGCTGAGCTGGAGAGGGAACTGGAGGAGGAGTACAAGCAACTAACAGAGGAAATCTGCAATCACCTGAAAATGGAGCTCCAGCACAAAGGTCTACAAAAGGACGCCCTGTTTTCGCCCTTCTCCAACCACAGCAGCCCAAGCACGGGCTCAGGCCCACCCTCCAACTGCTCCACGCCTTCGTACCCATCAACGCCCAATCGAAGTGCCTGGAACAGGAGCATGGACAATAGCACTGCTTCACTGGCCGATTCCAGTTCCTCGTCCACCACTCCAGTCCTGTCGGAGGGGGAGATGTCAAACAGCTAA
- the plcb3 gene encoding 1-phosphatidylinositol 4,5-bisphosphate phosphodiesterase beta-3 isoform X2 — MAGAKPGVHALQLKPVSVHEALKKGGKFVKWDEEPNCGPPTLVTLKVDPEGFFLYWTGGPNLDVEILDINTIRDTRTGKYAKQPKDPKLRELLGFNKGDYVEGKLVSIVHGNDLVNISFLNFQAMQEDAAKLWTDELFTLATNILSQNASRNTFLRKAYTKLKLQVNQDGKIPVKNILKMFSDKKRVETALEQCGLMNYRSEGMKQDDFTWEAFQKFLDSLCLRPEIQSIFEESGSKRKPFISLDQLMDFINRRQRDSRLNEVLYPPLKKEQIRQIMEKYEKNTSQLERDQISLQAFSRYLEGEENSIVPPERLDIIDDMNQPLSHYFINSSHNTYLTVGQLTGLSSVEMYRQVLLTGCRCIELDCWKGRPPDEEPYITHGFTMTTEISFKEVIEAIAESAFKVSPYPVILSFENHVDSAKQQAKMAEYCRTIFGDALLIDPLEKYPLVPGQPLPSPQEMMGKILVKNKKKHQHHRPSSSGSIRRKEQGEQSSPNNECPLTDNEGSQLLSNVEEKLAERMVKESEPRKSLGGEGESEEDEEDEPALEQKKPNTDEGTASIEVNATEEMSTLVNYIEPVKFKSFEVATKRRKFFEMSSFVETKGMDTLKSSPIEFVEYNKNQLSRIYPKGTRVDSSNYMPQLFWNVGCQMVALNFQTLDLPMQLNMGVFEYNGCSGYLLKPEFMRRSDKHFDPFSENIVDGIVANTVKIRVVSGQFLSDKKVGVYVEVDIFGIPADTKRKYRTKTSNGNSLDPVWDDEPFVFNKIILPTLASLRIAVFEENSKFIGHRILPVSAIRPGYHYINLKNELNQPLFLPSLLVYTEAQDYIPNEHQEYAEALTNPIKHISQLDKRATQLAVLIEDSSEPIPSQPKERETKKDNEVIPGGRLPSPFNTQPPCTLEEAPDNIIKLPTPVQNLKEDLIATVLGEVQVHTIEELKQQNSYVKLIKKQKKEIKELRKKHLKKIWNLSKEQKNRNSQVQSDTQRRRSQMEKHLKRSIKKNEPQEGVQRELTALNQEIEKQNVQLREWQMQELLKYRQELHLLEREKQKAHLQEAFEKLKETAHECQSTQLKKLKELCEKEKKELQKILDRKRQNSISEAKSRDKDKAESELNDINRKHIQDSVTSIRGLELAQSRRQDKVTLRQREVLQHIKDELPLLQAELERELEEEYKQLTEEICNHLKMELQHKGLQKDALFSPFSNHSSPSTGSGPPSNCSTPSYPSTPNRSAWNRSMDNSTASLADSSSSSTTPVLSEGEMSNS, encoded by the exons gACCCAAAGCTGCGGGAGTTGTTGGGCTTCAATAAAGGTGACTACGTTGAAGGGAAGCTGGTATCCATCGTCCATGGCAACGACCTGGTCAACATTTCTTTCCTCAACTTCCAGGCTATGCAGGAAGATGCAGCTAAG CTTTGGACAGATGAGCTGTTCACACTGGCCACAAACATACTCTCTCAGAATGCATCACGAAACACTTTCCTCCGCAAAGC GTACactaaattaaagctgcaggTGAATCAGGATGGGAAGATTCCAGTGAAGAA TATTCTCAAGATGTTTTCAGATAAAAAGAGGGTTGAGACTGCTCTGGAGCAGTGTGGGCTCATGAATTACAGG tctGAGGGAATGAAGCAGGATGATTTCACCTGGGAGGCCTTTCAGAAGTTTCTCGACAGCCTTTGTCTGCGGCCTGAGATACAAAGCATCTTTGAAGAAAG TGGCTCCAAGAGGAAGCCGTTCATCTCTTTGGACCAGTTAATGGACTTCATCAACCGCAGGCAGAGAGATTCCCGACTGAACGAGGTCTTGTACCCACCACTAAAGAAAGAGCAGATCCGACAGATCATGGAGAAATATGAGAAAAACACCAGCCAGCTGGAGAGAG ACCAGATCAGTTTGCAGGCTTTTAGTCGGTACCTggaaggagaggaaaacagcatTGTGCCTCCAGAGAGGCTAGATATCATCGATGATATGAACCAACCACTGTCTCACTACTTTATCAACTCCTCACACAACACATACCTCACAG TGGGTCAGCTGACTGGTCTATCATCAGTGGAGATGTACAGGCAGGTGCTGCTGACAGGATGTCGCTGTATAGAGCTCGACTGCTGGAAGGGCCGACCACCAGATGAGGAGCCCTACATCACCCATGGGTTCACCATGACCACTGAGATCTCCTTTAAG GAGGTGATTGAGGCAATAGCAGAGAGTGCATTTAAAGTCTCTCCATACCCTGTAATCCTGTCCTTTGAAAACCACGTTGACTC AGCCAAGCAGCAGGCCAAGATGGCAGAGTACTGCAGGACCATCTTTGGAGATGCCCTGCTCATTGATCCACTGGAGAAGTATCCG CTGGTCCCAGGTCAGCCGCTCCCCTCACCTCAGGAGATGATGGGGAAGATTCTTgttaaaaacaagaagaagCACCAACACCACCGGCCCTCGAGCAGCGGCAGCATACGACGCAAGGAGCAAGGGGAGCAGTCATCACCCAACAATG AGTGTCCTTTGACAGACAACGAGGGAAGCCAACTCCTGTCCAATGTGGAAGAGAAGCTGGCTGAGAGGATGGTCAAAGAATCAGAGCCTCGCAAGTCCCTTG GAGGTGAGGGAGAaagtgaggaggatgaggaggatgagccGGCATTGGAGCAGAAAAAGCCGAACACCGATGAG GGTACAGCCAGCATTGAGGTGAACGCCACAGAGGAGATGTCAACTCTCGTTAACTACATCGAACCTGTCAAATTCAAGAGCTTCGAGGTGGCCACCA AGAGGAGGAAGTTCTTTGAGATGTCGTCTTTTGTGGAAACCAAAGGCATGGACACCCTGAAGAGTTCCCCTATTGAGTTTGTTGA GTACAATAAGAACCAGCTGAGCCGAATCTACCCTAAAGGCACGAGGGTGGACAGCTCCAATTACATGCCGCAGCTCTTTTGGAACGTCGGCTGCCAGATGGTGGCGCTTAACTTTCAGACTCTTG ACCTCCCCATGCAGCTGAACATGGGGGTGTTTGAGTACAATGGCTGCAGCGGCTACCTCCTGAAACCTGAGTTCATGAGAAGGTCGGACAAACACTTTGATCCTTTTTCAGAAAACATAGTAGATGGGATTGTTGCTAACACTGTCAAAATTAGG GTAGTCTCGGGGCAGTTCCTGTCAGATAAGAAGGTAGGCGTGTATGTGGAAGTGGACATATTTGGCATTCCAGCTGATACAAAGAGGAAGTACAGAACCAAAACGTCCAATGGGAATTCACTGGACCCTGTGTGGGATGATGAACCGTTTGTCTTCAATAAG ATCATCCTCCCTACACTGGCCTCTCTGAGGATAGCTGTGTTTGAAGAAAACAGCAAATTTATTGGACACCGGATCCTTCCTGTGTCAGCCATTAGACCTG GCTACCACTACATCAACTTGAAGAATGAGCTAAACCAACCCCTCTTCCTACCATCCCTGCTGGTTTACACTGAGGCTCAGGACTACATCCCTAATGAACACCAGG AGTACGCAGAGGCTCTGACCAACCCCATCAAGCACATCAGTCAGCTGGACAAAAGAGCGACACAGTTGGCCGTTCTTATTGAGGACAGCAGTGAG CCTATCCCCAGCCAGCCCAAAGAGCGAGAGACCAAGAAAGACAATGAAGTCATTCCGGGTGGTCGCCTTCCCTCGCCTTTTAACACACAGCCTCCCTGCACACTGGAGGAAGCCCCCGACAACATCATCAAATTACCTACACCTg taCAAAATCTGAAGGAGGACCTCATAGCCACTGTTCTGGGAG agGTCCAGGTCCACACTATAGAGGAGCTGAAGCAGCAGAATAGTTATGTGAAACTtataaagaaacagaagaaagaaatcaaaGAGCTGCGTAAGAAACACCTCAAGAAg ATATGGAATCTGAGTAAGGAGCAAAAGAATCGGAATAGCCAGGTTCAATCTGACACCCAGAGGAGACGCAGTCAGATGGAGAAACATCTCAAACGTAGCATCAAGAAAAA tgagCCCCAGGAGGGGGTGCAGCGTGAGCTGACCGCACTGAACCAGGAGATTGAGAAGCAGAATGTCCAGCTGAGGGAATGGCAGATGCAGGAACTGTTGAAATATCGGCAAGAGCTTCACTTACTGGAGCGAGAGAAGCAAAAAGCACACCTGCAagag GCCTTTGAGAAGTTAAAGGAGACTGCCCATGAATGCCAATCAACTCAGCTGAAGAAGCTGAAGGAGCTGTGTGAGAA GGAGAAGAAAGAGCTCCAGAAGATCCTGGACAGGAAGCGCCAAAACAGCATCAGTGAAGCCAAGAGCCGTGACAAAGACAAGGCTGAATC GGAGCTGAATGATATCAACAGGAAACATATTCAAGATTCTGTCACCTCTATCCGTGGG CTGGAGTTGGCACAGAGCAGAAGACAAGACAAAGTGACACTGAGGCAACGAGAGGTTTTGCAACACATAAAAGATGAACTTCCACTG TTGCAGGCTGAGCTGGAGAGGGAACTGGAGGAGGAGTACAAGCAACTAACAGAGGAAATCTGCAATCACCTGAAAATGGAGCTCCAGCACAAAGGTCTACAAAAGGACGCCCTGTTTTCGCCCTTCTCCAACCACAGCAGCCCAAGCACGGGCTCAGGCCCACCCTCCAACTGCTCCACGCCTTCGTACCCATCAACGCCCAATCGAAGTGCCTGGAACAGGAGCATGGACAATAGCACTGCTTCACTGGCCGATTCCAGTTCCTCGTCCACCACTCCAGTCCTGTCGGAGGGGGAGATGTCAAACAGCTAA
- the plcb3 gene encoding 1-phosphatidylinositol 4,5-bisphosphate phosphodiesterase beta-3 isoform X1, whose translation MAGAKPGVHALQLKPVSVHEALKKGGKFVKWDEPTLEPKLKEPNCGPPTLVTLKVDPEGFFLYWTGGPNLDVEILDINTIRDTRTGKYAKQPKDPKLRELLGFNKGDYVEGKLVSIVHGNDLVNISFLNFQAMQEDAAKLWTDELFTLATNILSQNASRNTFLRKAYTKLKLQVNQDGKIPVKNILKMFSDKKRVETALEQCGLMNYRSEGMKQDDFTWEAFQKFLDSLCLRPEIQSIFEESGSKRKPFISLDQLMDFINRRQRDSRLNEVLYPPLKKEQIRQIMEKYEKNTSQLERDQISLQAFSRYLEGEENSIVPPERLDIIDDMNQPLSHYFINSSHNTYLTVGQLTGLSSVEMYRQVLLTGCRCIELDCWKGRPPDEEPYITHGFTMTTEISFKEVIEAIAESAFKVSPYPVILSFENHVDSAKQQAKMAEYCRTIFGDALLIDPLEKYPLVPGQPLPSPQEMMGKILVKNKKKHQHHRPSSSGSIRRKEQGEQSSPNNECPLTDNEGSQLLSNVEEKLAERMVKESEPRKSLGGEGESEEDEEDEPALEQKKPNTDEGTASIEVNATEEMSTLVNYIEPVKFKSFEVATKRRKFFEMSSFVETKGMDTLKSSPIEFVEYNKNQLSRIYPKGTRVDSSNYMPQLFWNVGCQMVALNFQTLDLPMQLNMGVFEYNGCSGYLLKPEFMRRSDKHFDPFSENIVDGIVANTVKIRVVSGQFLSDKKVGVYVEVDIFGIPADTKRKYRTKTSNGNSLDPVWDDEPFVFNKIILPTLASLRIAVFEENSKFIGHRILPVSAIRPGYHYINLKNELNQPLFLPSLLVYTEAQDYIPNEHQEYAEALTNPIKHISQLDKRATQLAVLIEDSSEPIPSQPKERETKKDNEVIPGGRLPSPFNTQPPCTLEEAPDNIIKLPTPVQNLKEDLIATVLGEVQVHTIEELKQQNSYVKLIKKQKKEIKELRKKHLKKIWNLSKEQKNRNSQVQSDTQRRRSQMEKHLKRSIKKNEPQEGVQRELTALNQEIEKQNVQLREWQMQELLKYRQELHLLEREKQKAHLQEAFEKLKETAHECQSTQLKKLKELCEKEKKELQKILDRKRQNSISEAKSRDKDKAESELNDINRKHIQDSVTSIRGLELAQSRRQDKVTLRQREVLQHIKDELPLLQAELERELEEEYKQLTEEICNHLKMELQHKGLQKDALFSPFSNHSSPSTGSGPPSNCSTPSYPSTPNRSAWNRSMDNSTASLADSSSSSTTPVLSEGEMSNS comes from the exons gACCCAAAGCTGCGGGAGTTGTTGGGCTTCAATAAAGGTGACTACGTTGAAGGGAAGCTGGTATCCATCGTCCATGGCAACGACCTGGTCAACATTTCTTTCCTCAACTTCCAGGCTATGCAGGAAGATGCAGCTAAG CTTTGGACAGATGAGCTGTTCACACTGGCCACAAACATACTCTCTCAGAATGCATCACGAAACACTTTCCTCCGCAAAGC GTACactaaattaaagctgcaggTGAATCAGGATGGGAAGATTCCAGTGAAGAA TATTCTCAAGATGTTTTCAGATAAAAAGAGGGTTGAGACTGCTCTGGAGCAGTGTGGGCTCATGAATTACAGG tctGAGGGAATGAAGCAGGATGATTTCACCTGGGAGGCCTTTCAGAAGTTTCTCGACAGCCTTTGTCTGCGGCCTGAGATACAAAGCATCTTTGAAGAAAG TGGCTCCAAGAGGAAGCCGTTCATCTCTTTGGACCAGTTAATGGACTTCATCAACCGCAGGCAGAGAGATTCCCGACTGAACGAGGTCTTGTACCCACCACTAAAGAAAGAGCAGATCCGACAGATCATGGAGAAATATGAGAAAAACACCAGCCAGCTGGAGAGAG ACCAGATCAGTTTGCAGGCTTTTAGTCGGTACCTggaaggagaggaaaacagcatTGTGCCTCCAGAGAGGCTAGATATCATCGATGATATGAACCAACCACTGTCTCACTACTTTATCAACTCCTCACACAACACATACCTCACAG TGGGTCAGCTGACTGGTCTATCATCAGTGGAGATGTACAGGCAGGTGCTGCTGACAGGATGTCGCTGTATAGAGCTCGACTGCTGGAAGGGCCGACCACCAGATGAGGAGCCCTACATCACCCATGGGTTCACCATGACCACTGAGATCTCCTTTAAG GAGGTGATTGAGGCAATAGCAGAGAGTGCATTTAAAGTCTCTCCATACCCTGTAATCCTGTCCTTTGAAAACCACGTTGACTC AGCCAAGCAGCAGGCCAAGATGGCAGAGTACTGCAGGACCATCTTTGGAGATGCCCTGCTCATTGATCCACTGGAGAAGTATCCG CTGGTCCCAGGTCAGCCGCTCCCCTCACCTCAGGAGATGATGGGGAAGATTCTTgttaaaaacaagaagaagCACCAACACCACCGGCCCTCGAGCAGCGGCAGCATACGACGCAAGGAGCAAGGGGAGCAGTCATCACCCAACAATG AGTGTCCTTTGACAGACAACGAGGGAAGCCAACTCCTGTCCAATGTGGAAGAGAAGCTGGCTGAGAGGATGGTCAAAGAATCAGAGCCTCGCAAGTCCCTTG GAGGTGAGGGAGAaagtgaggaggatgaggaggatgagccGGCATTGGAGCAGAAAAAGCCGAACACCGATGAG GGTACAGCCAGCATTGAGGTGAACGCCACAGAGGAGATGTCAACTCTCGTTAACTACATCGAACCTGTCAAATTCAAGAGCTTCGAGGTGGCCACCA AGAGGAGGAAGTTCTTTGAGATGTCGTCTTTTGTGGAAACCAAAGGCATGGACACCCTGAAGAGTTCCCCTATTGAGTTTGTTGA GTACAATAAGAACCAGCTGAGCCGAATCTACCCTAAAGGCACGAGGGTGGACAGCTCCAATTACATGCCGCAGCTCTTTTGGAACGTCGGCTGCCAGATGGTGGCGCTTAACTTTCAGACTCTTG ACCTCCCCATGCAGCTGAACATGGGGGTGTTTGAGTACAATGGCTGCAGCGGCTACCTCCTGAAACCTGAGTTCATGAGAAGGTCGGACAAACACTTTGATCCTTTTTCAGAAAACATAGTAGATGGGATTGTTGCTAACACTGTCAAAATTAGG GTAGTCTCGGGGCAGTTCCTGTCAGATAAGAAGGTAGGCGTGTATGTGGAAGTGGACATATTTGGCATTCCAGCTGATACAAAGAGGAAGTACAGAACCAAAACGTCCAATGGGAATTCACTGGACCCTGTGTGGGATGATGAACCGTTTGTCTTCAATAAG ATCATCCTCCCTACACTGGCCTCTCTGAGGATAGCTGTGTTTGAAGAAAACAGCAAATTTATTGGACACCGGATCCTTCCTGTGTCAGCCATTAGACCTG GCTACCACTACATCAACTTGAAGAATGAGCTAAACCAACCCCTCTTCCTACCATCCCTGCTGGTTTACACTGAGGCTCAGGACTACATCCCTAATGAACACCAGG AGTACGCAGAGGCTCTGACCAACCCCATCAAGCACATCAGTCAGCTGGACAAAAGAGCGACACAGTTGGCCGTTCTTATTGAGGACAGCAGTGAG CCTATCCCCAGCCAGCCCAAAGAGCGAGAGACCAAGAAAGACAATGAAGTCATTCCGGGTGGTCGCCTTCCCTCGCCTTTTAACACACAGCCTCCCTGCACACTGGAGGAAGCCCCCGACAACATCATCAAATTACCTACACCTg taCAAAATCTGAAGGAGGACCTCATAGCCACTGTTCTGGGAG agGTCCAGGTCCACACTATAGAGGAGCTGAAGCAGCAGAATAGTTATGTGAAACTtataaagaaacagaagaaagaaatcaaaGAGCTGCGTAAGAAACACCTCAAGAAg ATATGGAATCTGAGTAAGGAGCAAAAGAATCGGAATAGCCAGGTTCAATCTGACACCCAGAGGAGACGCAGTCAGATGGAGAAACATCTCAAACGTAGCATCAAGAAAAA tgagCCCCAGGAGGGGGTGCAGCGTGAGCTGACCGCACTGAACCAGGAGATTGAGAAGCAGAATGTCCAGCTGAGGGAATGGCAGATGCAGGAACTGTTGAAATATCGGCAAGAGCTTCACTTACTGGAGCGAGAGAAGCAAAAAGCACACCTGCAagag GCCTTTGAGAAGTTAAAGGAGACTGCCCATGAATGCCAATCAACTCAGCTGAAGAAGCTGAAGGAGCTGTGTGAGAA GGAGAAGAAAGAGCTCCAGAAGATCCTGGACAGGAAGCGCCAAAACAGCATCAGTGAAGCCAAGAGCCGTGACAAAGACAAGGCTGAATC GGAGCTGAATGATATCAACAGGAAACATATTCAAGATTCTGTCACCTCTATCCGTGGG CTGGAGTTGGCACAGAGCAGAAGACAAGACAAAGTGACACTGAGGCAACGAGAGGTTTTGCAACACATAAAAGATGAACTTCCACTG TTGCAGGCTGAGCTGGAGAGGGAACTGGAGGAGGAGTACAAGCAACTAACAGAGGAAATCTGCAATCACCTGAAAATGGAGCTCCAGCACAAAGGTCTACAAAAGGACGCCCTGTTTTCGCCCTTCTCCAACCACAGCAGCCCAAGCACGGGCTCAGGCCCACCCTCCAACTGCTCCACGCCTTCGTACCCATCAACGCCCAATCGAAGTGCCTGGAACAGGAGCATGGACAATAGCACTGCTTCACTGGCCGATTCCAGTTCCTCGTCCACCACTCCAGTCCTGTCGGAGGGGGAGATGTCAAACAGCTAA